The stretch of DNA TCTTTACATTCACTGCATATTCCAACAAGCTCAAATTGATGTCCTGTAACGTCAAAACCTTCCACTTTTCTATCAGCCAATATTATCGGACAAAAATCTAAAACTTTTTTCTTTCCGCATTCCTTGCAGGATATGTAGTGATTGTGTTTACCGTAATCTTCTTTTACCTTGTACCAACGTCTGTCATCTTTTTCTATTTTTTCTAAAAATCCAATCTCACAAAAAGACTCCAAATTTCTGTATATGGTAGACATATCAGGTTTGGTGCTGAGTTTATCTCTTAAATCATTGACATTTATAAATCCTTCAGTATTTAAAAATATATCTATCATTTCTCGCTTCGCTTTTGTCAATCTCTTCTCTTTTGTCTTTAAAAGCTCTATTATTTCTTGTGCATCCATATCACCACCACCCTAATATTTTATTATTTTTTAACAATTATACCACAATTTATTTTTATAGTCTATTAAAATACAAATATATGAATATTTTAGACCATATTTTAAGGCACAAAAAAACATATTCTAAAATATCATAGAATATGTTTTTTAAATAAATTCTTCATCCATAGTTTTCACTACTCTTTTTATTAAATTTTAGAAATTTATTAATTCTTGCTTGCAAAAAAACTTACGCTGTTACTTATTTAAAACATATAATAATATACCA from Peptoanaerobacter stomatis encodes:
- a CDS encoding Fur family transcriptional regulator: MDAQEIIELLKTKEKRLTKAKREMIDIFLNTEGFINVNDLRDKLSTKPDMSTIYRNLESFCEIGFLEKIEKDDRRWYKVKEDYGKHNHYISCKECGKKKVLDFCPIILADRKVEGFDVTGHQFELVGICSECKEKEAKNDK